In the Hordeum vulgare subsp. vulgare chromosome 7H, MorexV3_pseudomolecules_assembly, whole genome shotgun sequence genome, one interval contains:
- the LOC123408612 gene encoding uncharacterized protein LOC123408612, producing MAPAFTYYGLICPILPFRVAPPASSSLGSDPTHLGFIPSPTSKLPRDSIPSTRPFVPWTRPTATGPASVRVKLSIASVRSSLDRRCYLLARSYPPAPQFLLWRRSYRSNQPRSQQPGRSIAPEAAVTASGQRLRIFDLGRIHPAPLVPTRRRCSPVMDGFSALQLSVSRRSPTDPVDAR from the exons ATGGCGccggcatttacttattatg GCCTGATCTGTCCCATCCTCCCATTCCGTGTTGCGCCGCCAGCCTCTTCTTCCTTGGGATCTGATCCAACCCACCTCGGTTTCATCCCAAGCCCAACCAGCAAGCTTCCTCGCGATTCCATCCCTTCCACTCGTCCCTTTGTTCCCTGGACGCGTCCAACCGCCACAGGCCCCGCGTCCGTGCGTGTGAAGCTATCCATAGCCAGCGTTCGATCTAGTTTGGATCGGCGCTGCTACCTCCTCGCCCGAAGCTACCCGCCGGCCCCGCAATTTCTCCTCTGGCGCCGAAGCTATCGGAGCAATCAGCCCCGCAGCCAGCAACCAG GGAGATCCATAGCGCCTGAAGCTGCAGTTACAGCAAGTGGCCAACGCCTCCGCATCTTTGATCTGGGCCGGATCCACCCAGCTCCGTTGGTGCCCACTCGCCG GCGCTGCAGCCCCGTCATGGATGGCTTCTCCGCCCTGCAGCTCTCCGTCTCGCGTCGTTCTCCAACGGATCCGGTCGATGCTCGCTAG